A stretch of Thermomicrobium roseum DSM 5159 DNA encodes these proteins:
- a CDS encoding cation-translocating P-type ATPase, with product MNRPRIRVLHQLPGRVRLSLDPYPPDGALAQVRRLPGILAATGNALTGTWLLRVDPALWSTEALLEELAQRLDQSDRAASSGEADSERPGDTASARSRRVRVEHAVTRQVGTVSRRRLRLAVPGLEGNPHLAQAIEDALGRLGAAVVRASALTGRVLVELDESINLSEVIASIAGLDLPELPPSARRVISPFDQDLLTYGIVRSTGTALALGLLVARQLLGRPAALTTSPVPSLIADALTVLRGFPTLREGMRRLLTPIGADIATSSLGIVTQALAGQRIGLLVSFLEALRLLTVLLPWQRAWQRYERQLAESSLPHPGATARVSPGSRLPLPAVLEDGELLTLSPAGTVEHRTRGQTVAAGSFVLYGQAIVRYRAVEPGAAWRPRPTPLPALTQRYLDLIAPLALGAAAVNGLRAGSLAAAGRALVLLNARPALIGTEIADLGAVARALRAGTLVTRLAPGRRLVRPSVIVLDHPLLLSDGFELDTAISLDDALSLDELLECSARLALEQRLPFASAFPLPTNGRRNGLRDWRRFELTGANGATHPVAQKLLERGSLPVLLCERGCGRVAGVIALRPCLSAAGRELVSRCRQQGIRVLVRGAPDTRLTWLETVGVEVLADSDPATTIAGLRRSGQRVFYVADHLGNPSAFREADLGIGLQPNGVVLDYPVDVLASDLAAVMTLLDIGERRDQAVRDTTLVSLASNLAALALGFGLPVSPTLAAILLGGSALLAIVLSWVRLWGQPPSSVAPVYVDPEPERWGDRAPDELFREFATSPHGLSASEALRRLAIEPSDSQLSPWVQAALEQLSSPLVAIMAAGAALSLAVNAPLDVLIIVGTIAVNTLLGTWQDVRVARATSELARLTETTARVRRDGDEQLIPASELVPGDIVLLRFGDLVPADARLIETNNFAVDESALTGESIPVQKDAAARDERAVVLAGSAVVSGTAVAVVVATGPRTRLGALRRSLELSEENRDHLTERLAQYTRLSLPISFATAAAVTLSGILRGLPPAAQLGLGASLAIAAVPEGLPLLSRVAQAATARRLARNGIVVRRLSAAEALGRVSIVCVDKTGTLTAGKLSVTHILTSAGLESLPGQLSELARRTLTSAALASPPPSRSDAFTHGTDAAVLRAALEAGLRDRLDVPRDQELPFESTQPYHAVRIGGTAYFKGSPEVLLDRCRAWLAADGSLQPLDDARHAELADHLLRLAGAGLRVLLVAEADGSVRLEDPTDLRLIGFLGLSDPLRPTVPDAVARCRRAGVRVVMITGDHPATASTIARAAGLTEDERVITGADLASLSDEQLAERLEQVPVIARATPLDKVRIVRALQARGHVVAMTGDGVNDSAALRLADVGMAMGWGTEVARQAADLILIEDDFAALVQALIEGRSFWRNMRRAVALLLGGNLGELLLMGIPSLLGAPAPLNTRQVLMVNLITDVPPALAIALQGPRYQRLEQLAREGETALDRPLRVDVLRRAGATAVPAALAYLWAMTASPSAAPAVAFTALVAGQLAQTLELGLSGAGLTPSLLTGTALSGAVLAATLITPPFRALLGLPALTPAGWLAAGLSTVAAVAASQAIAQLVPTEAEASSPSARPAPISQPA from the coding sequence ATGAACCGACCACGCATTCGGGTACTGCACCAGTTACCCGGCCGGGTGCGTTTGTCGCTCGATCCGTACCCGCCGGATGGCGCGCTCGCACAGGTGCGTCGTCTTCCCGGTATTCTCGCGGCGACCGGGAACGCGTTGACCGGCACGTGGTTGCTGCGCGTCGATCCGGCGCTGTGGAGCACCGAGGCGCTCCTCGAGGAACTCGCGCAGCGCCTCGACCAGTCCGATCGCGCGGCGAGCTCCGGCGAGGCGGACAGTGAGCGACCCGGCGACACGGCGAGCGCACGCTCGAGGCGTGTGCGCGTCGAGCATGCGGTGACCCGGCAGGTCGGGACGGTCAGCCGGCGACGCCTCCGCCTGGCCGTGCCCGGTCTGGAGGGGAACCCGCACCTCGCGCAAGCCATCGAGGACGCACTCGGCCGGCTCGGGGCGGCGGTCGTGCGCGCCAGTGCCTTGACCGGACGCGTCCTCGTCGAGCTCGACGAGAGCATCAATCTGAGCGAGGTCATCGCCAGCATCGCGGGACTCGATCTCCCCGAGCTGCCGCCTAGCGCTCGACGCGTCATTTCCCCTTTCGACCAGGACCTCCTCACCTACGGGATCGTCCGCTCAACCGGCACGGCGCTCGCGCTCGGGCTCCTCGTCGCCCGCCAGTTGCTCGGTCGACCAGCCGCCCTGACCACGAGCCCGGTCCCCTCGCTGATCGCCGACGCGTTGACGGTACTCCGCGGCTTTCCCACGCTGCGCGAAGGGATGCGCCGACTCCTCACGCCGATCGGCGCGGACATCGCGACCAGTTCGCTCGGGATCGTCACCCAAGCGCTCGCTGGCCAGCGGATCGGTCTCTTGGTGAGCTTCCTGGAAGCGCTCCGCTTGCTGACGGTGCTCTTGCCCTGGCAGCGCGCGTGGCAGCGGTACGAGCGGCAGTTAGCGGAGAGTAGCCTGCCGCACCCCGGCGCGACTGCGCGCGTCAGCCCTGGCTCGCGCCTGCCACTGCCGGCCGTGCTCGAGGATGGCGAACTCCTGACGCTCTCGCCAGCTGGTACGGTCGAGCACCGGACACGCGGCCAGACCGTCGCCGCTGGCTCGTTCGTCCTGTACGGTCAGGCGATCGTCCGCTATCGAGCTGTCGAACCGGGCGCAGCCTGGCGACCACGCCCGACTCCTCTGCCGGCGCTCACCCAGCGCTACCTCGACCTGATCGCACCGCTCGCCCTGGGAGCGGCCGCCGTCAACGGCCTGCGCGCTGGATCCCTGGCGGCAGCTGGCCGCGCACTCGTCCTGCTCAATGCCCGACCTGCCCTCATCGGCACCGAGATTGCCGACCTCGGCGCCGTGGCCCGCGCCTTGCGGGCCGGCACACTCGTGACGCGCCTCGCCCCCGGTCGGCGTCTCGTCCGCCCTTCGGTGATCGTCCTCGATCACCCGCTCCTCCTCAGCGACGGCTTCGAGCTCGACACCGCGATTTCGCTCGACGATGCACTCTCGCTCGACGAACTCCTCGAGTGCAGCGCGCGCCTGGCACTCGAACAACGACTGCCCTTCGCCAGCGCCTTCCCGCTCCCGACGAATGGGCGCCGCAATGGCCTCCGTGACTGGCGTCGTTTCGAGTTGACGGGAGCGAACGGAGCAACCCATCCAGTCGCCCAGAAACTCCTCGAGCGCGGCAGCCTGCCCGTGCTCCTCTGCGAGCGCGGCTGCGGTCGCGTCGCCGGAGTCATCGCGCTCCGACCGTGTCTTTCGGCGGCAGGGCGCGAGTTAGTGAGCCGCTGCCGGCAGCAGGGTATCCGCGTGCTGGTCCGCGGAGCGCCCGACACGCGCCTGACCTGGTTGGAAACCGTCGGCGTCGAGGTCCTGGCTGACTCCGATCCCGCGACCACGATCGCTGGACTGCGGCGCTCCGGTCAGCGCGTCTTCTACGTCGCCGATCATCTGGGCAACCCGAGCGCTTTCCGAGAAGCAGACCTCGGGATCGGTCTCCAACCCAACGGTGTCGTCCTCGACTACCCGGTCGACGTCCTGGCCAGCGACCTTGCGGCCGTCATGACGCTGCTCGACATCGGAGAGCGGCGCGATCAGGCTGTACGCGACACGACGCTCGTCTCGCTGGCTAGCAACCTGGCTGCCCTGGCACTCGGCTTCGGTCTGCCGGTCTCGCCGACGCTCGCCGCGATCCTCTTGGGCGGCTCCGCTCTGCTCGCGATCGTGCTCAGCTGGGTCCGCTTGTGGGGCCAGCCCCCGTCCAGCGTTGCCCCCGTCTACGTCGATCCCGAGCCGGAGCGCTGGGGCGATCGTGCACCGGACGAACTCTTCCGCGAGTTCGCCACCAGCCCGCACGGCCTGTCGGCCAGCGAGGCACTGCGTCGACTAGCCATCGAGCCGAGCGACTCCCAGCTCAGCCCGTGGGTCCAGGCTGCGCTCGAGCAGCTCAGCTCCCCGCTGGTCGCCATCATGGCGGCTGGCGCCGCCCTCTCCCTGGCGGTCAACGCCCCGCTCGATGTCCTGATCATCGTTGGGACGATCGCCGTCAACACGCTCCTCGGCACCTGGCAAGACGTGCGGGTCGCCCGCGCGACGAGCGAGTTGGCCCGGCTGACGGAAACCACGGCACGTGTCCGCCGCGACGGTGACGAGCAGCTCATCCCGGCGAGCGAACTCGTTCCCGGTGACATCGTCCTCTTGCGCTTCGGCGACCTCGTGCCGGCCGATGCCCGCCTGATCGAGACCAACAATTTCGCCGTCGACGAGTCGGCCTTGACTGGAGAGTCGATCCCGGTCCAGAAGGACGCTGCCGCACGCGACGAGCGGGCAGTCGTCCTCGCTGGCAGTGCCGTCGTCTCCGGTACGGCGGTCGCCGTCGTGGTAGCGACCGGTCCCCGGACCCGCTTGGGAGCACTCCGTCGCTCGTTGGAGCTCAGCGAGGAGAACCGGGATCATCTGACCGAACGACTCGCTCAGTACACGCGCCTTTCCTTACCGATCTCCTTTGCGACCGCGGCAGCTGTCACCTTGAGCGGCATCCTACGCGGGCTTCCGCCGGCGGCACAACTGGGCCTGGGTGCCAGCTTGGCGATCGCCGCCGTACCGGAAGGCCTCCCGCTCCTCTCGCGCGTCGCCCAGGCCGCGACGGCTCGCCGTCTCGCGCGGAACGGCATCGTCGTGCGCCGGCTCTCGGCGGCCGAAGCGCTCGGCCGCGTCAGCATCGTCTGCGTCGACAAGACCGGCACCCTGACGGCTGGCAAGCTCTCGGTGACCCATATCTTGACCAGCGCCGGGCTCGAGTCGCTGCCCGGGCAGCTCAGTGAGCTGGCCCGCCGAACACTGACCAGCGCGGCGCTGGCGAGCCCGCCTCCTTCGCGGAGCGACGCCTTCACCCATGGCACCGATGCAGCGGTCCTGCGCGCCGCGCTGGAAGCCGGCTTGCGCGACCGACTGGACGTCCCCCGCGACCAGGAGCTTCCCTTCGAATCGACCCAGCCGTATCACGCCGTGCGGATCGGTGGCACCGCCTACTTCAAAGGAAGTCCGGAAGTCCTGCTCGACCGCTGTCGCGCCTGGCTCGCAGCGGACGGCAGCCTGCAGCCGCTCGACGACGCGCGGCACGCCGAACTCGCCGATCACCTCCTCAGGCTCGCTGGAGCCGGCCTGCGCGTCCTGCTCGTCGCCGAGGCCGATGGGTCGGTACGGCTGGAGGACCCGACCGATCTGCGTCTCATCGGCTTCCTCGGGCTGAGCGACCCCCTGCGACCCACCGTCCCCGATGCGGTTGCGCGCTGTCGCCGGGCAGGTGTCCGCGTCGTGATGATCACCGGCGACCATCCCGCTACTGCCTCCACGATCGCGCGAGCCGCTGGTCTGACCGAGGACGAGCGGGTGATCACCGGCGCCGATCTGGCCAGCCTGAGCGACGAGCAACTGGCCGAGCGTCTCGAACAGGTCCCGGTGATCGCGCGCGCCACGCCGCTGGACAAGGTCCGCATCGTCCGTGCCTTGCAAGCCCGCGGACACGTCGTGGCGATGACCGGCGATGGCGTCAACGACAGCGCCGCGCTCCGCTTGGCCGACGTCGGCATGGCGATGGGTTGGGGAACCGAAGTCGCTCGACAAGCCGCTGACCTCATCCTGATCGAGGACGATTTCGCCGCCCTGGTCCAAGCCTTGATCGAGGGGCGGAGCTTCTGGAGGAACATGCGCCGCGCGGTCGCCTTACTGCTCGGGGGCAATCTCGGTGAGCTCCTCCTGATGGGCATCCCGTCGCTCCTCGGTGCGCCGGCACCGCTCAACACGCGCCAGGTCCTCATGGTGAACCTGATCACCGATGTCCCCCCGGCGCTCGCCATCGCACTCCAGGGTCCGCGCTATCAACGGTTGGAGCAACTCGCCCGCGAGGGAGAGACGGCCCTCGACCGGCCGCTGCGCGTTGACGTGTTGCGTCGGGCGGGGGCGACCGCGGTCCCCGCTGCCCTCGCTTATCTCTGGGCGATGACAGCCAGCCCCAGCGCTGCACCAGCCGTTGCTTTCACTGCCCTCGTCGCAGGGCAGCTCGCCCAAACGCTCGAACTCGGCCTGAGCGGGGCTGGCCTGACACCGAGCCTCCTGACCGGAACTGCCCTTTCGGGCGCTGTCCTGGCGGCGACCCTGATCACACCACCGTTCCGCGCGCTGCTCGGTCTCCCGGCCCTGACGCCGGCGGGGTGGCTCGCCGCCGGCCTCAGTACGGTGGCAGCAGTCGCGGCGAGTCAAGCTATCGCGCAGCTGGTTCCCACCGAGGCAGAAGCGAGTTCCCCCAGTGCCCGCCCGGCTCCCATTTCGCAACCCGCCTGA
- a CDS encoding type I phosphomannose isomerase catalytic subunit, producing the protein MNAALLARPMLLEPVLVERPWGDQRLARYLGKSLPHGARIGESWETANEARVASGPLAGLTLRELVAQFGADLLGQRGMAASQPFGDFPLLIKLIDADDVLSVQVHPDDEQAAALGQRGKTEAWHILAAEPGAELIVGLAELLDPPALRLHIATGELPRVLAHLPVQPGDTVVVPAGTLHAIGPGILLYEIQEQSDITYRFYDWGRVDAQGRGRPLHIEEGLAVLRPERRAQRTQPLPLDDWRTVLAACRYFLLERWTIAGKRVFTRQPGQTPSILTCLEGTLAIQTDGDELHLVRGETALVPASVASLAVAGQATVLAASVPDLRQDIVIPLRAAGYDEAAIAQLAGDTGDLAHALAASEPGERRS; encoded by the coding sequence ATGAACGCGGCGCTCCTCGCCCGGCCCATGCTCCTCGAACCGGTCCTGGTCGAGCGCCCCTGGGGCGACCAGCGTCTGGCGCGCTACCTCGGCAAATCGCTGCCGCATGGCGCGCGCATCGGCGAATCGTGGGAGACCGCGAACGAAGCCCGTGTCGCCAGCGGCCCGCTGGCGGGACTGACGCTCCGCGAACTCGTCGCGCAATTCGGGGCAGATCTCTTGGGCCAGCGCGGCATGGCAGCCAGTCAGCCGTTCGGCGACTTTCCCCTCCTGATCAAGCTGATCGATGCTGACGATGTGCTGTCCGTCCAAGTTCACCCTGATGACGAGCAGGCCGCAGCGCTCGGGCAGCGCGGCAAGACGGAAGCATGGCACATCCTGGCAGCCGAACCCGGAGCCGAACTGATCGTCGGACTGGCCGAGCTGCTCGATCCCCCGGCTCTCCGTCTCCACATCGCAACCGGCGAGCTGCCTCGGGTCCTTGCGCACTTGCCAGTCCAGCCTGGGGACACGGTCGTCGTCCCAGCCGGAACCCTGCACGCCATCGGCCCCGGGATCCTGCTGTACGAGATTCAAGAGCAGTCGGACATCACATACCGATTTTACGACTGGGGACGCGTCGATGCGCAAGGTCGAGGTCGTCCCCTGCATATCGAGGAAGGGCTCGCTGTCCTCCGCCCGGAGCGCCGTGCTCAGCGGACGCAACCCCTTCCGCTCGACGACTGGCGTACCGTCTTGGCTGCCTGCCGATATTTCCTCCTGGAGCGCTGGACGATCGCTGGCAAACGTGTGTTCACGCGCCAACCGGGCCAGACCCCCTCGATCCTCACCTGCCTGGAGGGCACACTGGCGATCCAGACCGACGGAGACGAACTCCACCTGGTGCGCGGCGAGACTGCGCTAGTACCCGCGAGCGTCGCATCGCTCGCGGTGGCTGGTCAGGCGACCGTGCTGGCGGCCAGCGTGCCCGACCTGCGCCAAGACATCGTCATCCCCCTCCGCGCCGCTGGCTACGACGAGGCCGCGATCGCCCAGCTCGCCGGTGACACCGGCGACCTCGCGCACGCACTGGCAGCCAGCGAACCTGGTGAGCGCCGCTCATAG
- a CDS encoding cation:proton antiporter — translation MTAIVEVLSELLIIFLAAKFAGELFLRMRQPAVIGELLAGILIGPFALGLIGVPGHEILELFHEDREAAREGLALALESIAELGVVVLLFFVGLETRLSDLLRVGIRSLAVAVLGVLGPFAGGTVLMLALGYPSIESIFIGTVLVATSVGITARVLRDVGALDSREARIILGAAVFDDIFGLLMLTVVSGIAVSGELELGRVLWVSVLALGFTALVGGLGALVVRRLFPPLVDRLQLEHAPLVVALALMLALAAIAATIGLAPIVGAFLAGMALAEVAERYHLHEQALPIYTFLVPFFFVVTGARVDPRLFLQGETLGLALAVTGVAVLTKALGAALGTIGFPLRSMAVVGFGMVPRGEVGLIVASIGLSLGVVERPLFSVAVVMSMLTTLLTPPLLVWLLRPLIAARRAELATTTGHVEGATS, via the coding sequence ATGACCGCGATCGTCGAGGTCTTGAGCGAACTCCTGATCATCTTTCTCGCCGCGAAGTTCGCAGGGGAACTCTTCCTCCGCATGCGCCAGCCTGCGGTGATCGGCGAACTGCTCGCCGGGATCCTGATCGGCCCCTTCGCGCTCGGCCTGATCGGTGTCCCGGGTCACGAAATCCTGGAATTGTTTCATGAGGATCGCGAGGCTGCACGCGAGGGTCTCGCACTCGCCCTGGAGTCGATCGCCGAACTGGGCGTCGTCGTACTCCTGTTCTTCGTCGGGTTGGAAACGCGCCTGAGCGATCTCCTCCGTGTCGGCATCCGGTCGCTCGCGGTCGCTGTGCTCGGGGTACTCGGACCCTTCGCCGGCGGAACCGTGCTCATGCTGGCGTTGGGCTACCCGTCGATCGAGTCGATCTTCATCGGCACAGTGCTGGTCGCCACCAGTGTCGGCATCACCGCTCGCGTGCTGCGCGATGTCGGCGCCCTCGACTCGCGCGAGGCCCGCATCATCCTCGGTGCTGCTGTCTTCGACGATATCTTCGGACTCCTCATGCTCACCGTCGTCTCGGGGATCGCGGTCTCGGGCGAACTGGAACTCGGGCGCGTGCTCTGGGTTTCGGTCCTCGCACTCGGTTTCACCGCGCTCGTCGGTGGGCTAGGTGCGCTGGTGGTCCGGCGCCTCTTCCCCCCGCTGGTCGACCGGCTCCAGCTCGAGCATGCCCCGCTGGTGGTCGCACTCGCGCTGATGTTGGCCCTGGCGGCGATCGCCGCGACGATCGGTCTCGCCCCGATCGTCGGTGCCTTCCTGGCCGGTATGGCGTTGGCCGAGGTCGCCGAGCGCTACCACTTGCACGAACAAGCGCTCCCGATCTACACGTTCCTGGTTCCCTTCTTCTTCGTCGTCACGGGTGCGCGCGTCGATCCGCGGCTCTTCCTCCAAGGCGAGACGCTCGGGCTCGCCCTCGCGGTCACCGGAGTCGCCGTGCTCACCAAAGCGCTCGGAGCCGCGCTGGGGACGATCGGTTTTCCCTTGCGCTCGATGGCGGTGGTCGGCTTCGGCATGGTGCCGCGCGGCGAGGTCGGACTCATCGTCGCCTCGATCGGCCTGTCGCTCGGCGTGGTCGAGCGTCCCCTGTTCTCGGTCGCCGTCGTCATGTCGATGCTCACCACCCTCCTGACTCCACCGCTCCTGGTTTGGTTGCTTCGCCCGCTGATCGCCGCGCGCCGGGCTGAACTTGCCACCACCACCGGGCACGTGGAGGGAGCCACGTCATGA
- the lpdA gene encoding dihydrolipoyl dehydrogenase has product MTVEQRQEFDVVFLGGGTGGYVAAIRAAQLGLKVAVVEKDKVGGTCLHRGCIPSKALLKSAELLEQARRAKEFGVIVGEVAGDYPTAFRRAQQVVEQLHKGIHFLFRKHGITLIQGVGRLTRNRTVLVNGAEGQPQELRGRAIVIDTGSRPRAIPGIPFDGVRVLNSDHTTAQIDWYPKRVIIRGGGATGVEHATVWHAFGAEVTLVGRIVPNEDEEVQQQLVRAFQRKGIRIVPDYRPTADDFDITEGGVRMRVRKSGTQEEVIEADALFVALGREGNIEEIGLEELGVRTRDGFIVTDEYFRTNVEGIYAIGDVLGIQQLAHTAMHQGIIAVEHIAGEKPLPLDYHRVPIVTYCHPEIASLGLTEREAKEQGRAIKVGKFPFRANGKSLIEGETDGFVKIIADAETNDILGVHIIGNHATELIAEAALAKLLEATPWEIGLSVHPHPTVSEVIGEAALAVDNLAIHI; this is encoded by the coding sequence ATGACCGTCGAACAGCGCCAGGAGTTCGACGTCGTATTCCTCGGTGGAGGGACCGGCGGCTACGTCGCAGCGATTCGCGCTGCCCAACTCGGCCTGAAGGTCGCTGTCGTCGAGAAGGACAAGGTCGGCGGGACGTGCTTGCACCGGGGCTGCATTCCGAGCAAGGCGCTCCTCAAGAGCGCGGAACTCCTCGAGCAAGCGCGTCGGGCCAAGGAGTTCGGCGTCATCGTCGGTGAGGTCGCGGGCGATTATCCGACCGCCTTCCGGCGCGCCCAGCAGGTGGTCGAGCAGCTCCACAAGGGGATCCACTTCCTCTTCCGCAAGCACGGCATCACGCTCATCCAGGGAGTCGGCCGGCTGACCCGGAATCGCACTGTCCTGGTCAACGGTGCCGAGGGCCAGCCCCAGGAGCTGCGTGGGCGTGCGATCGTGATCGACACTGGTTCTCGGCCACGAGCGATCCCTGGCATCCCATTCGACGGCGTCCGCGTGCTCAACAGCGACCACACCACGGCACAGATCGACTGGTACCCCAAGCGCGTCATCATCCGCGGGGGCGGCGCAACGGGTGTCGAGCATGCGACGGTCTGGCACGCCTTCGGGGCTGAGGTCACGCTGGTGGGACGTATCGTCCCCAACGAGGACGAGGAAGTCCAACAACAGCTCGTCCGAGCCTTCCAGCGCAAGGGGATCCGCATCGTTCCGGACTACCGCCCGACCGCCGACGACTTCGATATCACCGAGGGCGGTGTCCGGATGCGCGTACGCAAGAGTGGTACGCAAGAAGAGGTCATCGAGGCCGATGCGCTCTTCGTCGCGCTCGGCCGCGAAGGGAACATCGAGGAAATCGGGCTCGAGGAGCTGGGGGTCCGCACCAGGGACGGCTTCATCGTCACCGACGAGTATTTCCGCACGAACGTCGAGGGTATTTACGCCATCGGCGATGTGCTCGGTATCCAGCAACTGGCGCACACCGCGATGCACCAGGGGATCATCGCCGTCGAGCATATCGCCGGCGAGAAACCGCTCCCCCTCGATTATCACCGTGTCCCGATCGTGACCTACTGCCATCCGGAGATCGCGAGCCTCGGCCTGACCGAGCGGGAAGCCAAGGAGCAGGGTCGGGCGATCAAAGTCGGCAAGTTCCCCTTCCGAGCCAACGGAAAATCGCTCATCGAGGGGGAGACCGACGGCTTCGTCAAGATCATCGCCGATGCCGAAACGAACGATATCCTCGGCGTCCATATCATCGGCAATCACGCCACCGAGCTGATCGCCGAGGCCGCCTTGGCCAAACTGCTCGAGGCCACGCCCTGGGAGATCGGGCTCTCCGTTCACCCGCACCCGACCGTCTCCGAGGTGATCGGCGAGGCCGCGCTGGCGGTCGACAACCTGGCCATCCACATCTGA
- a CDS encoding SWIM zinc finger family protein, protein MQENSGKALASWREIDLAIWQRMAERARKEGVRAYRLNGDPRHWAVTSASRSGVAYEVTILDDELLCSCPGSAYYRYCKHRALVLAELGLLDPEFGVEAA, encoded by the coding sequence ATGCAGGAAAATTCAGGAAAAGCACTCGCGAGTTGGCGCGAAATCGACCTCGCCATCTGGCAGCGGATGGCCGAACGCGCCCGTAAGGAAGGGGTGCGCGCCTACCGGCTGAACGGCGACCCGCGTCACTGGGCCGTGACGAGTGCGAGCCGGTCCGGTGTGGCCTACGAGGTGACGATCCTCGACGACGAGCTCCTCTGCTCTTGTCCGGGTAGCGCCTACTACCGGTACTGCAAGCACCGCGCGCTGGTCCTCGCCGAGCTCGGTCTCCTCGATCCGGAGTTCGGAGTCGAGGCGGCCTGA